A genomic segment from Diadema setosum chromosome 11, eeDiaSeto1, whole genome shotgun sequence encodes:
- the LOC140235361 gene encoding major facilitator superfamily domain-containing protein 6-like, whose product MAAPSLIYKSGARAAVPAVISLVKQCGCHEKLRVNRTFVPVKAVYFLLWSGMVSLLPFLPVYLSYVGLNPLQVGVVKGLEPFVGLFASPIGGSLADKYSKHRLILICSMIGTGLVYGSGVFVPLLNHGNGTVPWSNVTKSGGVERIPPQMTTDGDSQGQFTFTTHALCAVLNNSDLNQQVCLLSCQACDDSPSLPTHSVLFGTQCKLLTSKQQAGIIHSNSNATCCYVDDEVALCPRDEQQFSATLASKGLCLHVNTIPSLPALCNNHSLANQILQITRQQMPVKTTLENTPTPVTTPQPPPGVSSDRNMQTFAIMLAIIVIGQFISNPSFPLLDAATMAMIKEANDKGEQVEYGHQRLWGGVAWGVFAPLSGVMIDAYASAYPDSFNRYLPAFIVFVVVVLLTVIPAIRMKFPDHRPPESLTRNLGSLLRKAKVLVFLYVMFISGVCVGVISTYQFLFLAELTGTHTVMGLTLTFTCMSEVPFMFFARQIIEKLSHRGVFVLTLFCYVIRFVAYSFLQNPWLILPVELLHGITYGALWPACTSYIALITPHNTRTTMQSVAYGIKCGLGEGLGSLVGGVIYHLFGARNLFRGCAVLCAVTALFYWPTSIYLDWRDSRRSNIQYAVM is encoded by the exons ATGGCTGCACCATCGTTGATTTACAAGTCGGGGGCGAGAGCCGCAGTTCCAGCCGTCATATCTCTCG TAAAACAGTGTGGGTGCCACGAGAAACTGAGGGTGAACCGAACATTTGTGCCTGTCAAGGCGGTGTACTTCCTGCTCTGGTCAG GGATGGTGAGCCTTCTGCCATTCTTGCCAGTCTACCTCTCCTATGTGGGGCTGAATCCACTCCAGGTTGGGGTCGTCAAGGGCCTGGAACCCTTTGTGGGCCTGTTTGCATCCCCTATCGGTGGCAGCCTGGCAGACAAGTACAGCAAGCACAGGCTGATCTTGATATGCAGTATGATCGGGACTGGCCTCGTGTATGGGAGTGGAGTGTTCGTGCCGCTCCTAAACCATGGAAACGGCACTGTTCCATGGTCCAACGTCACAAAAAGTGGAGGTGTGGAGCGGATTCCTCCTCAAATGACCACAGACGGTGACAGTCAGGGTCAATTTACATTTACAACTCATGCTCTGTGTGCAGTTTTGAATAACAGTGACTTGAATCAGCAGGTTTGTTTGCTCTCTTGTCAGGCATGTGATGATAGTCCCAGCCTTCCAACACATTCTGTGCTCTTCGGCACTCAGTGCAAGTTGCTAACTAGCAAACAACAAGCAGGGATCATTCATAGTAACTCTAATGCCACATGCTGTTATGTTGATGATGAGGTTGCATTGTGTCCAAGAGACGAGCAGCAGTTTTCAGCCACATTGGCCTCCAAAGGACTTTGTCTGCATGTAAACACTATACCCTCCTTGCCTGCCTTGTGCAATAACCATTCTTTAGCTAACCAAATACTACAAATTACAAGACAACAAATGCCTGTGAAAACAACTTTAGAAAATACGCCGACACCAGTGACGACTCCGCAGCCCCCACCAGGGGTCAGCAGTGACAGGAACATGCAAACATTTGCAATAATGCTTGCCATCATCGTCATTGGCCAATTCATCTCCAACCCGTCCTTTCCACTCCTGGATGCAGCTACCATGGCGATGATCAAAGAGGCAAATGATAAAGGAGAGCAGGTTGAATACGGACATCAGCGACTCTGGGGAGGTGTCGCATGGGGTGTGTTCGCTCCTCTTTCTGGCGTAATGATCGATGCCTACGCGTCGGCGTACCCAGATTCGTTTAACAGATACCTTCCCGCGTTTATCGTTTTTGTCGTAGTGGTACTTCTGACAGTCATACCAGCCATAAGGATGAAGTTTCCTGACCATCGTCCCCCGGAGTCGCTCACCAGAAACCTTGGAAGTTTGCTCAGAAAGGCAAAGGTGCTGGTGTTCCTGTATGTCATGTTCATCTCAGGGGTTTGCGTTGGAGTCATCAGCACCTACCAGTTCCTATTCCTGGCTGAGTTGACGGGGACCCACACTGTCATGGGCCTAACGTTAACCTTCACCTGCATGTCAGAAGTCCCCTTCATGTTTTTTGCCCGCCAGATCATTGAGAAATTGAGCCATCGAGGGGTGTTCGTCTTGACGTTGTTCTGCTATGTCATCCGATTTGTGGCATACTCTTTCCTCCAGAACCCGTGGCTAATCCTACCAGTAGAGCTGCTGCATGGCATTACATATGGAGCCCTATGGCCAGCATGTACATCATACATTGCCTTGATCACTCCACACAACACAAGAACAACAATGCAGTCTGTGGCGTATGGCATTAAGTGTGGACTAG GAGAGGGCCTAGGATCCCTAGTGGGAGGTGTTATCTATCACCTGTTTGGAGCCAGGAACCTCTTCAGGGGTTGTGCCGTCCTGTGTGCTGTGACAGCCCTCTTCTACTGGCCGACAAGCATCTACCTGGATTGGCGGGATTCAAGGAGGAGCAACATCCAGTATGCTGTGATGTAA